In the Opitutaceae bacterium genome, one interval contains:
- a CDS encoding sodium/solute symporter (Members of the Solute:Sodium Symporter (SSS), TC 2.A.21 as described in tcdb.org, catalyze solute:Na+ symport. Known solutes for members of the family include sugars, amino acids, nucleosides, inositols, vitamins, urea or anions, depending on the system.): MSNEQILDISVVIVYIIGITILGIWVGLRKSKNPESYFLGGRSFGWMLVGFSIFATNIGMGFFVAWTGKAARSGFATLNPELLGGVMLTISAIVFIPLYLRSRLFTIPQFLELRFNRTAKTLFGGIFVCQSILGSPIGMYTAALGVLGLFGWDLSPTNVVLCGIIIACTVGLYAIFGGLTSVVVTDMVQVFIMLAGGILVAGVGLWKVGGIGELYTQLPDHFELLRPHSDAEFPWSAVMTGQMLHSAFFAFCSIAVLQRALGAKDAYNAKCGMLFGAYLKLFGIVLFVIPGLVGVILYKDIPNQDMLYTTMVRDFLPAGLSGLVLAGMIAAMMSSQDSGINAMSAVVAMDIYPLFRKNASNAEAIWVGKGFAALNIIWGIAAAPLFLTMNNALFDLGMTVAGFMVIPSGVCFLFGRFSNRANSYGAVTTLILGLLIGLYYVLAKNFPAAGVPIPDAVRSMHFYHVFPLVFLLLTAVFFGVSYLTPPPAPEKLEVIRPMVQEIETGPRRPLLRSFNFWWILYLAIVVGLYVFI, from the coding sequence ATGAGCAACGAACAGATCCTCGATATCTCCGTCGTCATCGTCTACATCATCGGTATCACCATCCTCGGCATCTGGGTGGGACTGAGGAAGTCGAAGAACCCGGAGTCGTATTTCCTCGGTGGCCGGTCCTTTGGCTGGATGCTAGTCGGGTTTTCCATATTCGCCACCAATATCGGGATGGGCTTTTTCGTCGCCTGGACCGGCAAGGCGGCCCGCTCGGGATTCGCCACCCTCAACCCGGAACTGCTCGGCGGCGTCATGCTGACCATTTCCGCCATTGTCTTCATCCCGCTCTACCTGCGCAGCCGGCTCTTCACCATCCCCCAATTCCTTGAGCTGCGCTTCAATCGGACAGCCAAGACCCTCTTCGGCGGCATCTTCGTCTGCCAGTCCATCCTCGGCAGTCCGATCGGCATGTACACCGCCGCCCTCGGTGTCCTCGGTCTTTTCGGATGGGATCTCAGCCCGACCAATGTCGTTCTCTGCGGCATCATCATCGCCTGCACCGTGGGCCTCTACGCCATCTTCGGCGGACTCACCTCCGTCGTGGTGACCGACATGGTCCAGGTCTTCATCATGCTGGCCGGGGGCATTCTCGTGGCCGGGGTCGGTCTCTGGAAAGTCGGAGGCATCGGCGAGCTCTACACTCAGTTGCCCGACCACTTCGAACTGCTCCGACCTCACAGCGACGCCGAATTCCCCTGGAGTGCGGTCATGACCGGACAGATGCTCCACTCCGCCTTCTTCGCCTTCTGCTCCATCGCCGTTCTGCAGAGAGCCCTCGGCGCGAAGGATGCCTACAACGCGAAATGCGGCATGCTCTTCGGCGCCTATCTCAAACTCTTCGGCATCGTCCTTTTCGTCATTCCGGGTCTGGTCGGAGTCATCCTCTACAAGGATATTCCCAATCAGGACATGCTCTACACCACGATGGTCCGCGACTTTCTGCCGGCGGGTCTGTCCGGCCTCGTCCTCGCCGGGATGATCGCCGCCATGATGTCGAGCCAGGACTCCGGCATCAATGCGATGTCCGCCGTCGTCGCAATGGACATCTACCCGCTCTTCCGCAAAAACGCATCCAATGCCGAGGCCATCTGGGTCGGCAAGGGCTTCGCCGCCCTGAACATCATCTGGGGAATCGCGGCCGCTCCGCTGTTCCTTACCATGAACAACGCCCTCTTCGACCTCGGCATGACCGTGGCCGGGTTCATGGTCATCCCCTCCGGGGTCTGTTTTCTGTTCGGTCGATTCAGCAACCGGGCCAACTCCTACGGAGCCGTCACCACCCTGATCCTCGGTCTCCTGATCGGACTCTACTACGTCCTGGCCAAGAATTTCCCCGCCGCCGGAGTCCCCATCCCGGATGCCGTGAGGTCGATGCACTTTTACCATGTCTTCCCCCTCGTCTTCCTTCTTCTGACCGCCGTTTTCTTTGGAGTCAGCTACCTGACCCCTCCACCCGCCCCGGAGAAGCTTGAAGTCATCCGACCAATGGTACAGGAGATCGAGACCGGCCCCAGAAGACCCCTGCTTCGGTCCTTCAATTTCTGGTGGATCCTTTACCTGGCAATCGTGGTGGGCCTCTACGTCTTCATCTGA
- a CDS encoding Rrf2 family transcriptional regulator: MSGCAVAAMSALAECYPSGCQLSSSQVAGLRNLSQPLVAKVLTVLSQAGFVLGTRGPGGGYRLALPPGKISLFDVVSLFESHRDPSLCPFGPGWCGKGEPCPVHDTLVGLNEAVIDQLKSVSFWSFVGKGRG; encoded by the coding sequence ATGAGCGGTTGTGCAGTGGCGGCGATGAGCGCTCTGGCGGAGTGTTATCCAAGCGGCTGCCAGCTCAGCTCGAGTCAGGTTGCAGGGCTTAGGAATCTTTCCCAGCCCCTGGTGGCAAAGGTTCTGACGGTTTTGTCTCAGGCGGGATTCGTGCTGGGCACCCGGGGGCCGGGCGGCGGATACCGGCTGGCGTTGCCTCCAGGAAAGATCAGTCTCTTTGATGTGGTCAGTCTGTTCGAGAGCCATCGCGATCCGAGCCTCTGTCCTTTCGGACCGGGATGGTGCGGCAAGGGGGAGCCCTGTCCGGTTCATGACACCCTTGTGGGACTGAACGAGGCGGTCATCGACCAGCTCAAGAGTGTCAGCTTCTGGTCGTTTGTGGGCAAGGGAAGGGGCTGA
- a CDS encoding glycoside hydrolase family 9 protein, translating into MLSLSTPAAADTFIRWNQAGYAPGHPVRLVIMSEADLSGEIWTLQLEDGDESEGRIGPSTVGRGPHTPLPFNHEVDFLSGFSKKGSHLFSVAGESAAIQVLDQPYRELLTEPLVHLRMMRSGPNTVPPRRPSHPGDARAHVWIPDGDPDKGRWKPDPLGRTVDVEGGWYDAGDQLKFTLNISYTVFHLLLANELQGVRPLLMYDSGSYIKSGLTPSIDLESYIKSGLAPLLEEAKHGLDWLMKVHPADDLFVIQVGNEDDHNQPLRLPEDDLLDGKRPALCALSRVHLNSAAAALAMGAITWEKLGLPDQASVYGDEAVRLFQRAQQSDTVLTAFERAKTNDFYHDDSLEDQLALAGVTLHRWTGDPAYLEIAIAAAPPASAEPSWKSWHWSANYALSAFDPSAAARLREEADRYLENAEQHGRPWGIPGRYVWGALHRWIEMTIATELAEKVRPRRSGRFLSMNEDSYIKSGLTPLMLDYIFGRNNWGVSFLFSERLPNTVRNIYSPAYGFLGIFPTGALSEGPGNARSHREFMRYFEIADNDPFHRFNTAEGVFFDNSTDFMCQESTINGQADILLLLTLASR; encoded by the coding sequence ATGCTATCCCTATCCACACCGGCCGCCGCCGACACCTTCATCCGCTGGAATCAGGCCGGCTACGCACCCGGGCATCCTGTCCGCCTCGTCATCATGAGCGAGGCCGACCTGAGCGGAGAGATCTGGACCCTCCAACTGGAGGACGGCGACGAATCCGAAGGTCGGATCGGCCCGTCAACCGTCGGCCGGGGACCGCACACGCCCCTGCCCTTCAACCACGAGGTGGATTTCCTTTCCGGGTTTTCCAAGAAAGGCTCGCACCTGTTTTCAGTGGCCGGAGAATCGGCCGCCATTCAGGTGCTCGATCAACCCTATCGCGAACTCCTGACCGAACCGCTCGTCCACCTCAGGATGATGCGTTCGGGTCCGAATACGGTCCCCCCTCGCCGGCCCTCCCACCCCGGAGATGCCCGTGCCCACGTCTGGATCCCCGACGGTGACCCGGATAAAGGTCGCTGGAAACCCGATCCTCTCGGTCGGACCGTGGATGTCGAAGGGGGTTGGTACGATGCCGGCGATCAGCTCAAATTCACCCTCAACATTTCCTATACCGTCTTCCATCTGCTGCTCGCCAATGAGCTTCAAGGGGTCAGGCCGCTTTTAATGTATGATTCTGGATCATACATTAAAAGCGGCCTGACCCCTTCTATCGATTTAGAATCATACATAAAAAGCGGCCTGGCCCCTTTGCTTGAGGAGGCGAAACACGGGCTCGACTGGTTGATGAAGGTCCATCCCGCCGACGACCTCTTCGTCATTCAGGTGGGCAACGAAGACGACCACAACCAGCCACTCCGCCTCCCCGAGGACGACCTGCTCGACGGGAAGCGCCCAGCGCTCTGCGCCCTTTCCAGAGTCCACCTCAACTCGGCGGCCGCGGCTCTGGCCATGGGTGCCATCACCTGGGAGAAACTGGGATTGCCGGACCAGGCAAGCGTCTACGGCGACGAAGCCGTCCGGCTCTTCCAGCGGGCGCAGCAATCAGATACCGTTCTGACCGCCTTCGAACGCGCCAAGACCAACGATTTCTATCACGACGATTCCCTCGAGGATCAACTCGCCCTGGCCGGGGTCACGCTCCACCGTTGGACCGGAGATCCCGCCTACCTGGAGATTGCCATCGCCGCCGCCCCCCCGGCCTCAGCCGAACCGAGCTGGAAATCATGGCATTGGTCGGCCAACTACGCCCTCTCTGCCTTCGATCCGTCCGCCGCAGCCCGACTCCGGGAGGAGGCGGATCGCTACCTCGAGAACGCAGAGCAGCACGGTCGCCCCTGGGGCATCCCCGGCCGCTATGTCTGGGGCGCCCTGCACCGCTGGATCGAAATGACAATTGCCACCGAACTGGCGGAAAAGGTCAGACCGAGGAGGTCAGGCCGCTTTTTGTCTATGAATGAGGATTCATATATAAAAAGCGGCCTGACCCCGTTGATGCTTGATTACATTTTCGGGCGGAACAACTGGGGAGTTTCCTTCCTCTTCAGCGAGCGCCTTCCCAACACGGTCCGGAACATCTATTCGCCCGCCTACGGCTTCCTCGGCATTTTCCCGACCGGGGCCCTCTCCGAGGGGCCGGGCAACGCCCGAAGTCATCGGGAATTCATGCGTTACTTTGAAATTGCCGACAATGATCCGTTTCATCGGTTCAACACGGCGGAGGGCGTTTTCTTCGACAACTCCACGGACTTCATGTGTCAGGAGTCCACCATCAACGGCCAGGCCGATATCCTCCTGCTGCTGACTCTGGCATCGCGATAA
- a CDS encoding nitrous oxide reductase family maturation protein NosD → MSWPTRWNPYSKAPIDRLPLVNSPPAVPPPLSIALRALLAAFLFASPSSVLARQFVVSPGGTPISIRAAIEEANAGDEIIIRGGIWREHDLVIDKPLTLTGAGDPIIDGEEAGTILTIRSDDVVIRGLTLENVGHSYTKEYAAIRVDRCRNFLLEGNNLRKVFFGILIEKSHDGIVRDNTVSSLAVNEAGSGNGIHIWHSTDLQVLDNSVSRLRDGIYLEFVDQSEIAGNTSFDNIRYGLHFMFSNHNAYHDNVFRSNGAGVAVMFSKFVTMEHNVFEKNWGSASYGLLLKEIYDAEVGHNTFHQNTIAVNIDGSTRITYRDNTFSRNGWAVKVIGACYENNFEKNDFLQNAFDVAYHGKLNDNRFNGNHWSDYTGYDLDRDGIGDVPYRPVKLFSYIVNNTPETLVLLRSLFVDIINFSEKVSPAFTPDNLLDDRPQMKRFHDSDR, encoded by the coding sequence ATGAGCTGGCCAACGCGCTGGAATCCGTATTCCAAGGCACCGATTGATCGCCTCCCCCTGGTCAACTCGCCGCCAGCCGTGCCCCCCCCGTTGTCCATCGCCCTTCGAGCGCTACTCGCTGCCTTTCTGTTCGCTTCGCCTTCGAGCGTTCTTGCGCGGCAGTTCGTGGTTTCCCCCGGCGGCACCCCGATTTCGATCCGTGCGGCCATCGAGGAGGCGAACGCCGGCGACGAGATCATCATCCGGGGCGGCATCTGGCGCGAGCACGACCTGGTCATTGACAAGCCCCTCACCCTGACCGGCGCAGGCGATCCGATCATCGACGGAGAAGAGGCCGGAACCATCCTGACCATCCGAAGCGATGACGTCGTCATTCGTGGCCTGACTCTCGAAAACGTAGGACATAGCTATACCAAAGAGTATGCCGCCATCCGGGTCGATCGTTGCCGCAATTTCCTTCTCGAGGGAAACAACTTGAGGAAGGTTTTCTTCGGCATCCTCATCGAGAAATCCCACGACGGCATTGTCCGCGACAACACCGTATCCAGTCTCGCAGTCAATGAAGCCGGCTCGGGAAACGGTATCCACATCTGGCATTCTACCGACCTTCAGGTCCTGGACAATTCCGTCAGCCGGTTGCGCGACGGCATTTACCTCGAGTTCGTCGACCAAAGCGAAATCGCCGGAAACACCAGCTTCGACAATATCCGCTACGGTCTTCACTTCATGTTCTCGAATCACAACGCCTATCATGACAACGTATTCCGAAGCAACGGCGCGGGCGTCGCGGTCATGTTCTCGAAGTTCGTCACCATGGAACACAACGTCTTCGAGAAGAACTGGGGCAGCGCCTCCTACGGACTGTTGCTCAAGGAAATCTACGACGCCGAGGTCGGCCACAATACCTTCCATCAGAACACCATCGCGGTGAACATCGACGGCTCCACCCGGATCACCTACCGGGACAATACCTTTTCCCGCAACGGTTGGGCGGTCAAGGTGATCGGCGCCTGCTACGAAAACAACTTCGAGAAGAACGATTTCCTGCAGAACGCCTTCGATGTCGCCTACCATGGCAAGCTGAACGACAACCGCTTCAACGGGAACCACTGGAGCGACTACACCGGCTACGACCTGGACCGGGACGGAATCGGCGATGTGCCCTACCGGCCGGTGAAACTGTTCTCCTATATCGTCAACAACACCCCGGAAACCCTTGTCCTGTTACGAAGCCTTTTTGTTGATATCATCAACTTCTCTGAAAAGGTCTCTCCCGCCTTCACGCCCGACAACCTCCTGGACGATCGTCCACAGATGAAGAGATTCCATGATTCGGATCGATAA
- a CDS encoding cytochrome c, protein MKYPTTLLLLLLPLLFLPGCGGEKTARDGPIDPMKDKGVGPIKSVTLGPIDDALAAKGSEIYQAKCTACHKADKRFIGPAPIGILERRTPEWVMNMILNPEVMIQKNAQARQLLMEYTAPMANQNLTQDEARAVLEYFRTLK, encoded by the coding sequence ATGAAATACCCGACCACCCTCCTCCTGCTGCTCCTCCCCCTTCTCTTTCTGCCCGGATGCGGCGGCGAAAAGACCGCCCGGGACGGACCCATCGACCCCATGAAAGACAAGGGCGTCGGCCCGATCAAGAGCGTGACCCTCGGCCCGATCGACGACGCTTTGGCCGCCAAAGGCAGCGAGATCTACCAGGCCAAGTGCACCGCCTGCCACAAAGCGGACAAGCGCTTCATCGGCCCCGCCCCCATCGGCATTCTCGAACGGCGCACCCCGGAATGGGTCATGAACATGATCCTCAACCCGGAGGTCATGATCCAGAAAAACGCCCAAGCGCGCCAGCTGCTGATGGAATACACCGCCCCGATGGCCAACCAGAACCTCACTCAGGACGAGGCCCGGGCCGTCCTCGAATACTTCCGAACTCTCAAATAA
- a CDS encoding ABC transporter ATP-binding protein has protein sequence MIRIDNLKKCFGRLEVLKSLCLEIEGGGVYSVLGPNGSGKTTLIKSILGMVVPDSGTITFAGQPVLGQWRYRNNISYLPQIAHFPGNLTVVELLRMIRDLRSRPDRHRDLVSLFGLEPFLNKKLGNLSGGTKQKVNLVLTFMFESDLILLDEPTAGLDPISMIHLRELLRTEREKGRTVIVTTHIMSFAEEISDQIIFVLDGQIHFKGSVSQIRDETGQPTLETAIAAILRGQAGMALR, from the coding sequence ATGATTCGGATCGATAACCTGAAGAAGTGCTTTGGTCGACTCGAGGTCCTCAAATCACTCTGTCTGGAGATTGAAGGAGGTGGCGTCTATTCCGTGCTCGGGCCCAATGGTTCCGGCAAGACAACCCTGATCAAATCAATCCTCGGCATGGTCGTACCGGACAGTGGGACCATCACATTCGCCGGGCAGCCGGTCCTCGGCCAGTGGAGGTACCGGAACAATATCAGCTACCTCCCGCAAATCGCCCATTTCCCGGGTAACCTGACCGTGGTCGAACTGCTCAGGATGATCCGGGACCTGCGGTCCAGACCCGACCGGCACCGGGACCTCGTCTCTCTCTTCGGACTCGAACCCTTCCTCAACAAGAAGCTCGGCAACCTCTCCGGCGGAACCAAACAGAAGGTCAATCTCGTCCTCACCTTCATGTTTGAATCGGACCTTATCCTGCTGGACGAACCAACGGCCGGCCTCGACCCGATCTCGATGATCCACCTGCGGGAACTCCTCCGGACCGAGCGTGAAAAGGGCCGCACCGTCATCGTGACCACCCATATCATGAGCTTTGCCGAGGAAATCTCGGATCAGATCATCTTCGTGCTCGACGGCCAGATCCACTTCAAGGGGAGCGTCAGCCAGATCAGGGACGAAACCGGACAACCCACCCTGGAAACCGCCATCGCCGCTATCCTGAGGGGGCAGGCTGGAATGGCACTAAGATAA
- the nosZ gene encoding Sec-dependent nitrous-oxide reductase, with amino-acid sequence MKTFVQSIIAVTALAILSACGKQGSNQGAGHGALSGNAAERVYVPPGEHDEHYAFISGGFSGQLAVYGLPSGRLFKVIPVFSQDAEKAYGYNEETKPLLNTSYGFIPWGDSHHPDISQTNGEVDGRWVFINENNTPRIGRIDLTTFETVETIEIPNSAGNHSSSFVTENTEYVVAGTRFSVPIPQRDMPINEYKGNFKGALSFIKVDPKSGEMNLSFQILMPGFNYDLSHPGRGKSHGWFFFTTYNTEEANSLLEVNASQNDKDFIAAVNWQMAEKLIAEGKGRKMAANYAHNLYDESTQSASTEMIDEVMVIDPADHPGLVFFLPTPKSPHGCDVSPDGEYIIGSGKLAASITAHSFTKMKEAIEAKNFDGEAYGIPILSYEGTLAGTVQQPGLGPLHTEFDGKGNAYTTFFISSEVVKWKLGTWEIVDRKPCYYSVGHLMIPGGNSRKPWGKYLVAMNKITKDRYLPTGPEVTQSAQLYDISGDKMELLLDFPTVGEPHYAAGCPADLIAANSKKFYALEENNHPHAVKNGSEARVVRESPNVVRIYLTMIRSHFTPDNIEGVKVGDTVYFHVTNLEQDYDVPHGISMIGARTSELLIMPGQTETFVWKPERPGVWPFYCTDFCSALHQEMQGYVRVSPTDSNVPISFTLDGDPL; translated from the coding sequence ATGAAAACATTCGTCCAATCGATCATCGCCGTCACCGCTCTCGCCATTCTGAGCGCATGTGGCAAGCAGGGTTCCAATCAGGGCGCCGGACACGGAGCCCTCAGCGGCAACGCAGCCGAGAGAGTCTACGTCCCCCCCGGAGAGCACGACGAGCATTACGCCTTCATTTCAGGCGGATTCAGCGGTCAGTTGGCGGTCTACGGACTGCCCTCGGGCCGACTCTTCAAGGTGATTCCGGTGTTCTCGCAGGACGCCGAGAAAGCGTACGGGTACAATGAGGAGACCAAGCCCCTCCTCAACACCTCCTACGGTTTCATCCCCTGGGGCGACTCCCACCATCCGGACATCTCCCAGACCAATGGCGAGGTCGATGGTCGCTGGGTATTCATCAACGAGAACAACACGCCCCGCATCGGCCGCATCGACCTGACCACCTTTGAGACGGTTGAGACGATCGAGATTCCCAATTCCGCCGGCAACCACAGCTCCTCTTTCGTGACCGAGAATACGGAATACGTGGTGGCGGGCACCCGTTTCAGCGTGCCGATTCCCCAGCGCGACATGCCGATCAACGAATACAAGGGCAACTTCAAGGGTGCGCTTTCGTTTATCAAGGTCGATCCCAAGAGCGGTGAGATGAATCTCTCCTTTCAGATCCTGATGCCGGGTTTCAATTACGACCTCTCCCATCCCGGCCGGGGCAAATCCCATGGCTGGTTCTTCTTCACCACCTACAATACCGAAGAGGCCAACTCCCTGCTCGAGGTCAACGCGTCCCAGAACGACAAGGACTTCATCGCCGCAGTCAACTGGCAGATGGCGGAAAAGCTCATCGCCGAAGGCAAGGGGCGCAAAATGGCCGCCAACTACGCCCACAACCTCTATGACGAGAGCACCCAGTCGGCTTCGACCGAGATGATCGACGAAGTCATGGTGATCGACCCGGCGGATCACCCCGGACTGGTCTTCTTCCTGCCCACCCCGAAATCACCCCATGGTTGCGATGTTTCTCCCGATGGCGAATACATCATCGGCAGCGGCAAGCTGGCCGCCTCCATCACCGCGCATTCCTTCACCAAGATGAAGGAGGCGATCGAAGCGAAGAACTTCGATGGCGAAGCCTACGGCATCCCCATCCTCAGCTACGAAGGCACCCTCGCCGGCACCGTCCAGCAGCCCGGCCTCGGCCCCCTCCACACCGAGTTTGACGGCAAGGGCAATGCCTACACCACGTTCTTCATCTCATCCGAGGTGGTGAAGTGGAAACTTGGCACTTGGGAAATCGTCGACCGCAAGCCCTGCTATTATTCGGTCGGGCATCTCATGATTCCCGGCGGCAACTCCCGCAAGCCGTGGGGCAAATACCTGGTCGCCATGAACAAGATCACCAAGGACCGTTATCTTCCGACCGGCCCTGAAGTGACCCAGTCGGCCCAGCTTTATGATATCTCCGGCGACAAGATGGAGCTGTTGCTCGACTTCCCGACCGTGGGCGAGCCGCACTACGCCGCCGGATGCCCGGCGGACCTCATCGCCGCCAACTCGAAGAAGTTCTACGCCCTCGAGGAAAACAACCACCCCCATGCCGTCAAAAACGGTTCCGAGGCCAGGGTGGTCCGCGAGAGCCCGAATGTGGTCCGCATCTACCTGACCATGATCCGCAGTCACTTCACCCCCGACAATATCGAGGGGGTCAAGGTCGGCGATACCGTCTACTTCCACGTGACGAACTTGGAGCAGGACTACGACGTGCCGCACGGCATCTCCATGATCGGGGCCCGCACGAGCGAGCTCCTCATCATGCCGGGTCAGACCGAGACGTTTGTCTGGAAACCGGAACGCCCCGGAGTCTGGCCCTTCTACTGCACCGATTTCTGCTCGGCCCTCCATCAGGAGATGCAGGGATACGTCCGGGTTTCCCCCACGGATTCCAACGTGCCGATCTCCTTCACTCTCGACGGCGATCCCCTCTGA
- a CDS encoding nitrous oxide reductase accessory protein NosL, which yields MKSNNAHRLFVLAWVILLGACRIEPEPIAYGSDACAHCRMTIVDSTHAAQLVTKKGKQFKFDAIECLVQKLPEWSPDEIGLLRVADYANPGQMTDAESATYLISKGIRSPMGANLSAFAEPESAANARTEHTGRILKWNELANALESVFQGTD from the coding sequence ATGAAATCCAACAACGCTCACCGGCTCTTCGTTCTCGCCTGGGTCATCCTGCTCGGCGCCTGCCGCATTGAACCAGAGCCGATCGCCTACGGCTCCGATGCCTGCGCCCATTGCCGGATGACCATCGTCGACTCGACCCACGCCGCCCAGCTGGTCACGAAGAAAGGCAAGCAGTTCAAATTCGATGCCATCGAATGCCTGGTCCAGAAACTGCCCGAATGGTCACCTGATGAGATCGGGCTCCTCAGGGTCGCCGACTATGCCAACCCCGGTCAGATGACCGACGCCGAAAGTGCCACCTACCTCATCAGCAAAGGAATCCGCAGCCCGATGGGCGCCAATCTGTCGGCATTTGCCGAACCCGAATCCGCTGCGAACGCCCGGACCGAACACACCGGCCGGATTCTCAAGTGGAATGAGCTGGCCAACGCGCTGGAATCCGTATTCCAAGGCACCGATTGA
- a CDS encoding uroporphyrinogen decarboxylase family protein has protein sequence MANWLQQGMKAGASWSTQVADALGLDCDQLVRPGDTLKIDFNLRPRFEEKTIERRERSIVVQDWKGNICEISDQFDVTYLRTARDFVTRSWIRCPVENREDWLRMRERYDAADPDRFPADFARLGASLADRDQVIKVIVSGPFWIMREWCGFEGLCMMMIDQPDLVAEMADFYRQYITGMFARMLEHVVPDHVQFSEDMAYKEKAMISPAMTREFCQPCWNSWTAQLKTAGVPLVEIDSDGYVGGLIPIWIESGVLLSSPVEVAAGNDINAFRTTFGRDQAFLGGVDKRAMAKGGAVLRDELKRIEPVVRSGGYIPGCDHGVPSDVSWPNFLEHTRLIARMSGWL, from the coding sequence TTGGCCAATTGGCTTCAGCAGGGGATGAAGGCGGGCGCGAGCTGGTCCACCCAGGTCGCCGACGCCCTGGGTCTCGATTGCGACCAATTGGTCAGGCCCGGCGACACCCTGAAGATCGATTTCAACCTGCGCCCCCGATTCGAGGAGAAAACGATCGAACGCCGTGAGCGGTCGATCGTGGTCCAGGACTGGAAAGGGAACATCTGCGAGATCTCCGATCAGTTCGATGTGACCTACCTGCGCACGGCCCGCGACTTCGTCACCCGAAGCTGGATACGTTGCCCGGTGGAAAACCGCGAGGACTGGCTTCGGATGAGGGAACGATACGATGCGGCCGACCCGGATCGGTTTCCCGCGGATTTCGCCCGGCTCGGGGCCTCCCTGGCGGATCGCGACCAGGTGATCAAGGTCATTGTCTCAGGACCTTTCTGGATCATGCGCGAATGGTGCGGGTTCGAGGGGCTGTGCATGATGATGATCGACCAGCCCGACCTGGTGGCCGAGATGGCGGATTTTTACCGGCAATACATCACCGGAATGTTTGCCCGTATGCTCGAGCATGTGGTCCCGGACCACGTCCAGTTCTCGGAAGACATGGCCTACAAGGAAAAGGCCATGATATCCCCGGCCATGACCCGGGAGTTCTGCCAGCCGTGCTGGAATTCATGGACTGCCCAACTGAAGACGGCCGGTGTTCCCCTGGTTGAGATCGACAGCGACGGATACGTCGGCGGTCTGATCCCGATCTGGATCGAATCCGGCGTCCTCCTGAGCAGCCCGGTTGAAGTGGCGGCCGGCAATGACATCAACGCCTTCCGCACCACGTTCGGGCGGGACCAGGCTTTTCTTGGCGGTGTGGACAAGCGGGCCATGGCCAAGGGCGGCGCCGTTCTTCGGGACGAGTTGAAGCGGATCGAACCGGTGGTCCGAAGCGGCGGCTACATTCCCGGATGCGACCACGGCGTACCTTCGGATGTGTCCTGGCCCAATTTCCTCGAGCATACCCGGCTGATCGCCCGGATGTCCGGCTGGCTCTAG
- a CDS encoding fasciclin domain-containing protein — protein sequence MTNPALSLGLILVPAALLFGACAKPTPVDSAPESTATAAPAKGQSAVVDGESAANALQVAMSLDDFSTLVVAVQAAGVEDALVNVGPLTVFAPVNAAFTKLPEGTVETLLKPENKGTLTMILINHVAPSNYPIETLEKNATKGRDLYMASGEYLKVEEKADGIYVGGTRILQSVKVSNGWIHVIDTVLLPAE from the coding sequence ATGACAAATCCCGCCTTGAGCCTGGGCCTGATTCTCGTGCCCGCCGCATTGCTTTTCGGCGCGTGCGCCAAACCGACACCCGTGGATTCAGCCCCGGAATCCACGGCCACCGCGGCTCCGGCCAAGGGCCAGTCGGCCGTTGTCGACGGAGAGTCCGCCGCCAACGCACTTCAGGTCGCCATGTCCCTCGATGACTTTTCCACTCTCGTCGTGGCCGTCCAGGCCGCCGGGGTCGAGGATGCCCTGGTCAACGTCGGCCCCCTCACCGTCTTCGCCCCGGTCAATGCCGCCTTCACAAAGCTGCCCGAGGGGACGGTCGAGACCCTGCTCAAGCCGGAGAACAAGGGAACCCTGACCATGATCCTGATCAACCACGTGGCCCCCTCGAACTACCCGATCGAGACCCTCGAGAAGAACGCCACCAAGGGCCGAGACCTCTATATGGCCTCCGGTGAATACCTGAAGGTCGAAGAGAAGGCCGACGGCATCTACGTCGGCGGCACCCGCATTCTTCAATCCGTCAAAGTGAGCAATGGATGGATCCACGTCATCGACACCGTTCTCCTTCCCGCCGAATAG